Genomic window (Pseudomonas sp. MM211):
GCGCAGGGTATGCAGGTCACCTTGCTGCTCGGTGACCCGGACTGGATGAAACCACGCCAGCGCCAGGGGCTGATCAGCCTGATCGGTCAACTCAAGGGACCTGCCTTTCGATTCCCTGCACCTGGACCAGGAAGTCGAGCAGCTCGGCTGGCCTGTCCCAGACCAGCGCCTACGCGACTGGCTCGACACCTTGCGTGAAGCCAAGGCTGCCGCGCCCTGGCCGCTCAACCTGTCCAGCCACCCACGCTGGTTCGCCGAAGAAGCGGCCCGCAATCCCTGCGTGCCTTGCGAACTGCAGCGCATCGGGGTCGGCGAGATCAGCCTGATGATCTACACCCGCAGCCCGCAGAGCAGCACCAATCGAGTCCTGGCTATCGCCAAACAATGGCCGGCCCTGAGGCTGCGCCTGGCACAGAGCGTGGAGGTGGATCAACCCGCCGACCTGAGCTGGGCCGACGCCTCCCATGAGCAATTGCAACAACAGGTACTGAACTGGCAGAACGCTCTGCGCCCGGCTGGAGTGGGCGGTATCGACTGGCAATCCTGGACTGATTACCCGAGAAGCCGATGAAGATACGTTTCAATAGTCCCAAGGAAAAACATCCCACTCAGGACAACGGCCTGGACGTGCTCTATGCCCCAGGCAAGCGCATGGCGTTTCGCCTGCGCTGGTACCTGATCCTGTTTCTGATCCTGCTGCCCGCCTTGTGGCTGGCCGGCCGCTACGGGCTCGAGCTGGTGCGCATCGAAGCGCCGGCACTGGTTCGCTTGCCGACCATGGAAGTGCGCTCCATGCAGCCTGGCCAGGTGCGCAACATCCCCGTGCAGGCGGGCGATCACGTGGAAATCGGTACGCCACTGGTGGAGCTCGACAACCCCGAATGGCGTCTGCGCCTGAACCTGCTGCAAGGCAGTGCGGCGCCTGCTGCCGCGCCGCTCGGTGACCTTGGCACGCGCAATCGTGCGGTACTGCAGAGCCTGGTCAATCGCGCTTCACAGCGGGTCAACGACACTCGTCGCCTGGTGCAGCAGGGTGCTGCCACCCGCGGCGAACTGGTCGACGCACAGAACGCACTGGACAGCCGCCAGGCCGAATTGCTGGCCTTCGAACGTAGTTTGAGCGGTGCCGGCAGCAGCGAAAGTGATCGCTATGATCGTCAGCAACAACTCGAGCGCCAGTGGCTGACCGGGCAGTTGCAGCAGATGAACGTCAGCGCCAGCGAAGGTGGCCGGGTTGCCGAAGTGGTCACCGCACCGGGTGAGAACGTCGGCCCTGGCACCCTGCTGATGCGCCTGGAGCGCAGCGGCCCGGCGCAATTGTGGGTGTACCTGGACCCCAAGGACGTCGAACACGCCACCCCCGGTTCGCAGCTCGACGTGCGCCTGCCCGATGGCGGTTGGATCAAGGCCGAAGTGATCAACCCCGCGGAAAGCGCCAACCCGCTGCCCAGCGACCTGCGCCAGCCATTTCGCAGCCCGACCCGTGGCCTGATGGTGCCGGCACGCTTCACCGAACCGTTGGCCAACGAGTGGCGCGTGGATTCGCTGCCGGTGCGGGTACGCTTCCCCAACGAGCACTTCACCCTGTTCGGCATGCGTTTCTGAGCATTGCTCCTCTGCCTGCCGCAAGGCAGGCCGTCATCAGCTCGCCGAATCGGGAAACCTGACCAGCACACTGAAGCCCTTCGGGCTGGCGTTGCTGAAGCTGATGGAGCCACCCAGGTGGCGAGCGATGGTGCCGACGATGGCCAATCCCAATCCTGCGCCCTGCGGGTTGCCCGCACTGTGGAATCGCTCACCCAGACGCGGCAACCGGGCGTCTTCGACACCCGGGCCCTGATCGACGACCTGCAGCTGCACGCCCCTGCCTTCGCGGCGAACCCGCACGCTCACTTCGCTGCCGGGTGACGAGAAGGTCAGCGCGTTGCTGACCAGGTTCTGCAGCAGGATGACGATCAGCCCGCGCTCGCCCTGGATCACCACGGCTTCGTCAGCCTCCAGTTCCAGCTCGATCTGCCGGTTCAGTGCCAGCGGAGCCAGATCTGCTAGTTCCTCGCGCACCACCGCCGTCAGGTCGAGAGGCTGCAGGTTCTGCGAGGGGGCCTCCAGGCGCGCCATGGTCAGCAGCTGACTGGCGATGCGGGTGGCGCGATGCACGCCCTGCTGCAGGAATGCCAGGGCTTCTTCGCGCTCCTGCACGCTGTCAGCCTGCAACGCGTTGCGCACATGGATATCGAGAATCGCCAGGGGCGTACGCAGCTCATGGGCGGCATCGGCGATGAAGCGTCGCTCCCGTTCGAGCAACGCACGCAGTTGGCTCAACACGTCATCCAGGGCCAGGCGCATCGGTTCCAGCTCCGGCGGCAGCGGGCCGGCCGGCAAGGGCTCGAGGCTGTGCTCGGGGCGATCGCGCAATTGCTGCGCCAGGCGCTGCAACGGGCGCAGTCCCCAGCCCAGCAGCAGCCAGATGAAGGCGGCCAGCAGTGGCAAACAGACCAGGGTCGGCATCAGCGTGTGCTGGAGAATCTGATGGATCAGATCCTGGCGCAGATCCTCACGCTCGCCGACCCAGATCAACAGGCCTTGGCCGGCATCCTCCAGCAACACGCCACACCACTCCTGATCGTTGAGAAAGAAGTCGTGAATCCCTGGCGCGGGCGGCGACGCCAGCGGCGGCGCGTGTTCGGAACGCACCAGCAGCGTGCCGTCTGCGGCCCACACCTGAAACGCCAGGTTGATTTCATAAGGGTGCGAAAAGATGCCGTCGGCCGATAGATCCAGGGCGTTGTCCAGCGCACGCCTGACGAACTGCCAGTCGATTGGCTGGCCATCCGGCTGCTGCAGCATGCCTTGCAGCACACGAGCGGCCTGTACCAGTTGGGCGTCGTAGACCGCCTCGGTCTGCCGATGACTGTCGCGCAGGGCGAGCAGCACCAGGGCCAGGCTACCGGCGAGGACTAGGGCGATGGTCGGCGCAAGAATGCGCGTCCGGATGGAAATCATGGCGCGCGCTCCACCAGGTAACCGACCCCGCGTACGGTGCGGATCAGATCGCTGCACAACTTGCGGCGCAGGTTGTGAATCAGCACTTCGAGGGTGTTGCCAGGCCCGCTTTCCTGCCAACCGTAGAGGGCGTTGCCGAGGCGTTCACGGGTGACCACCACGCCGGGACGGATCAATAGTTGATGCAACAGCTGATATTCCATGGGTGTCATCGGCACGCTGCGGCCCTGATAGCGCACTTCCTGGGTAGCCGGGTCGAGGCTCACGCCAGCGTACTCCAGCACCGGCTGCGCCCTGCCCTGGCTGCGGCGCAGCAAGGCGCGGATGCGTGCTTTCAGTTCCTCGGGATCGAAGGGTTTGACCAGATAGTCGTCGGCCCCCGCATCCAGCCCGAGGATGCGATCCTCCATGGCGTCGCGGGCGGTGAGCACCAGAACCGGCACGGCATTCTCGCTACGCGCGCGTAACTGGCGCAGCAGCGTCATGCCATCCAGGCGCGGCAGACCAAGGTCGAGCAGCACCAGATCGAACTGCTCGCTGCGCAGGGCGTGGGCGGCTTCGATGCCGTCTTCCAGCCAGTCCAGCGTATACCCTTCGCCGCGCAGGGCGACCCGGATTCCGCGCGCCAGGGCGCGATCATCTTCAACCAGCAGGACACGCACGCGACGCACCTCGTCAGATATGGCGGCCGCCATGATGCGCCGTCTGCAGCCCGATTTGCACGGACTGTTGTTACCGAGATTTGCCCATTAAGACTTTCCTAAGCTTCGCGTCGCAAGGTGATGCTCACCACCACAGGAGAGTCCCACCATGCGTTACTTCGCCCTTCTCGCACTGCTGCTTGGCAGCCCGCTGGCCATGGCCAGCACCGAATGCACCACCGCCGACCGCTCGACCTGGCAAGACCCGGAGAAATTCCAGGCACAACTGAAGGAACAGGGTTACCAGATCAACAAGTTCAAGATCACCAAAGGCAACTGCTACGAGATCTACGGCTTCGACAAGGACAAGCGCAAGGTCGAGATCTATCACGATCCGGTATCCGGCAAGGCGATCAAGACCGAGATCGAAGACTGATGCACGGGGCGACGATACGACTCTGGGATCCGCTGATCCGCTTGTTCCATGCTTCAGTGGCCGGGGTCTTCGTCGCCAACTATTTCTTCACCGAGGAAGGTGACGACTGGCACACCTGGCTCGGCTACTACGCCTGCGCCTGGCTGGCGGTTCGCCTGGTGTGGGGCTTCGTCGGTTCGCGCAGCGCCCGCTGGGCAGACTTCTGGCCGACTCGCGCGCGCCTCGCCGAACACCTGAGTCACCTGCTCGGCGGCCGTGCCTATCGTCGCCTCGGCCATTCGCCGCTGGGCGCCGTGGTGATGCTGCTGATGATGCTGGCCATCGCCACGCTGGGCATCAGCGGCTTCCTGATGCAGGAAGTGGACGCGCTGTGGGGCGTCGACTGGCCACTCACGCTGCATGGCTGGGTCGCTGATGGCCTGGCGGCGCTGGTGGTCGTCCACATGGCCGCCGCGCTCATCGAAAGTGTTCACCTGCGCGAAAACCTGCCGCTGTCGATGATCACCGGCAAGCGCCGCGCCCATTCCGAAGACCGCTGATCCCTCAGGAAAACCCCATGCTGCCCATACGTGCGCGTTTTAGCTCTGGAGCGCTGCGCTCCTGGTTGTCGCTCGTGGCCCTGGCCACCCTCAGCTGTCTGTTGCTGCTCGCCGATGACTTCCTGCAGCAGTTGTTCACCGCCAACAACCACGCCGAACTGGAAGCCGGCTACGTCGTCGTACTGTGGCTGTTCAGCCTGGGGCTGTGGCTGTGCAACCTGCGCTGGCTGAGCGCGACCATCCTGGTGCTGTTCGCGGCGATGCAACTGATGCAGCTGGCCAATATCAGCTTCTTCGGCGAGCCGCTGACTGCCATCGATATCCAGTCACTGCTCAACGACCCCGGCGAGGTGCGCGAAACCGCGGCTCACAGCTTCGCCCTGCACTGGCCGGTGTTGCTCTGCGTGGCCATTCCCTACGCCCTGCTGCTCGCCCTGCACCTGCGCCTGCCGGGCAGAATCAGCTTGCCGGAGAGCCGCTGGGCACTGGTACTGATCGCCGTGGTGCTGCTCTCGAAACCCTACCGCGCCACCTATCGCAACCTCGACTCGTTCGCCGCCAGCCCTAGCCGCAGCGCGCTGCACAACAACCTCAACGTGTTCTCCGCCTGGGCCGTGCATCTGGCGTTCAAACCGGAAGTCGAGCTGCCGCCCGCCCCCTTCACGCCGTACGCGCTCAGCCCCAGCCTGAGCGAGGCGAAACATGTCTGGCTGGTGGTCGCCGATTCGCTGCGCAGTGATCGCCTCGGGGTGTTCGGCTACGGCCGCGATACCACGCCACAGCTGGCCAGTTACCTGCGTGACCACCCCAGCGCCTTCGTACGCCCCGGCATTGCCGCCGGGGTGGCCACCGATGTCAGCCTGCCCTACCTGATCAATCCGATTCGTGAACCGGGGCAGGATTCGCTGCTGCGCACCGGCGACATCAACCTGTTCCGCTTCGCCAAGCAGGCGGGCTTTCGCACCCACTGGATCTCCTCCCAGGAATCCAAGCTACTGGCCAACCTGGGTAGCCGCTATCTGGATGTATCGATCACCCGCGAGGATCACCCGGTACGTTTCCTCAAACAGCAGGATCGCGCCCTGCTCGACGTGCTCGACAAGCAGCGCTGGGGCGAGCGTAACTTCATGGTGCTCAACCTGCGCACCGCCCACCTGCCCTATGCGCAGAACTACCGCCATGAGGCGAAGCCGGCGCCCTGGGCGGATCAGGGCGCGAACGGTCAGAGCAATGCCTATGACAACTCGGTGCATTACCTCGACAGCCTGCTGGCCAAAGTCATCGCCGACTTCGACCGCCTGGAGGGCGAGCGTTACCTGATCATCACCGGCGATCATGGTCAGCGCCTGGGCGAGGGAGGCCATTGGGGCCACAACGATCTGGTGCCGGAAGTCAGCGACGTGCCGGTGATCGTCATTGGCCGCGAGGCGCAGCCGCAGGTCATGGCAAGCCTGTCAGCGGAGCGCTGGATCAGCCATTACGAGGCCGGCAAATGGCTGGCCGCGCGCCTCGGCACGCGCATCGACAACCCCAACCTGCGCCCCAACGAGCATTTCGTGCATGGCAAGCTGCTGTTCACCGACAACTTCATCCAGCGCGTCTGCGAAACACCAAACGGTCTGATCCATCACCCGCCACAGCAATTGAGCATGCTGCTCAAACATCCCGAGGCCCGTTGCGAGGGCTGATCTGCCGTCGCAGGTGGCGTGCCCCCTGCGACGGCAACCCTCAGCCAACCGGCTTGCCCGCGGCACGCTCGCGGAAGGTCAGCAGGAAGGCCAGCAGCACGCCAGCCGAGAACACCGCCGGGAACAACCAGATGCTGAACCAGTCGTGAGCGCCCTGGATGGAGTAGTGGTCGGACACCATGCCGGCCACCCAGAAACCGATCAGCATGCCGACGCCATAAGTGGCCAGGGTGATCAGGCCCTGGGCCGAACTCTTGATGCTCTCGCCGGCCTTGCCATCGGTGTAGATCTGCCCGGAGACGAAGAAGAAGTCGTAGCACACGCCATGTAGCACGATACCGGCGACCAAAAATGCCACCAGCTCGCCGCTATTGCCGTAGGCGAACAGCACATAGCGCAGCGCCCAGGCGGCCATACCCACCAGCAAGGTCGCCTTGATCCCGAAGCGCTTGATGAACAGCGGCAACAGCAGCATGAACAGCACTTCCGAAACCTGACCCAGGGTCATCATGCCGGTCGGGTTGGCGACGCCGATTTCGGTCAGGAACAGGTTGGCGTTCTGGTAGTAGAAGGCCAGCGGAATGCAGATCAGGATGGAGGCCAGAAAGAAGGTCGCGAAGCCGCGATCCTTGAGCATCTGCAAGGCATCCAGGCCGAGCAGGCGCTTGAGGCCGGTCTGCTGGCCGGGCACCGGAGGCGTCGCTGGCAGGCTGAAGCTGTACAGCCCGAGCAACAGCGAAGCACCGGCACAGAGCAGAAAGGTGTTGCGCAGGGCGCCATCGGCGATGGCCTGCTGGGCATCCCAGGCGAACACGAAACTGATCACCAGGCCGGCTACGATCCAACCCAGCGTGCCCCACACCCGCACCTTGGAAAACTGCGCCGCTGGGTCGCTCAACTGCCGGAACGCCACCGCATTCACCAGCCCGAGCGTCGGCATGTAGACCACCATGTAGCACAGCACCAGCGGATAGAAGGTGGCGAAATCCTCGGCCCGGTAGAGCTGGTACAGCAGTACCGCGCCGCCCAGGTGGAGGATCGCCAGCAAGCGCTCGGCATTGACGAAGCGGTCGGCGATCAGGCCGACCACGAAGGGCGCCAGAATCGCCCCCCAGGACTGGGTCGCGTAGGCCATGCCGATCTGTCCGCCACTGGCTTCCAGGGTGCGCCCCAGGAAGGTACCCAGCGTGACGAACCAGCCTCCCCAGATGAAGAACTGGAGAAACATCATCACGCCCAACCTGACAGTCAAAGTGCTCATGTTCTTATCCTTGTTGTTGTTCACGAGACAGCGTTAAAAATATTCAGTCCAAGCCCAGCAGCCCCCGATTGCGCGAGGCGCTGCTGGTGACCCCGGCGAAATCGTCGAAGGCGCGCTCCGCGCGGGTAATCAAGTGGCGCGAGATGAACTCCGCCCCTTCGCCAGCGCCCTGGGCAGCGTCCTTGAGGCAGCACTCCCACTCCAGCACCGCCCAGCCCTGATAGCCGTACTGGGTGAGCTTGCTGAAGATCGCCTTGAAGTCGATCTGCCCATCGCCCAGCGAACGGAAGCGGCCCGGCCGATCAACCCACGCCTGATAACCGCCATACACCCCGGAACGGGCATCGGGCCTGAACTCCGCGTCCTTGACGTGAAACATGCGGATGCGCGGGTGATAACGGTCGATGAAGCCCAGGTAGTCCATCTGCTGCAGCAGCATGTGGCTGGGGTCATAGAGGATGTTCGCGCGAGAATGACCGCCGACCGCGTCCAGGAAGCGTTCGAAGGTGGCGCCGTCGTGCAGATCTTCGCTGGGGTGCAGCTCGTAGCTGAGGTCGACACCCGCCTCATCGAAGGCATTGAGGATCGGCAGCCAGCGCCGCGCCAACTCGGCGAAGCCCTCTTCCACCAAGCCCGCCGGGCGCTGCGGCCAGGGATAGAGATAGGGCCAGAGCAGCGCCCCGGAGAAGGTCGCGTGAGCCGACAGGCCCAGCCGCTGACTGGCCCTCGCCGCCAGCTTCAACTGGCTGATCGCCCACTCGGTGCGCTCCTGCGGGCGGCCTCTCAGATGCACCGGGGCGAAGTCGTCGAACAGGCTGTCGAACGCCGGGTGTACGGCAACCAACTGGCCTTGCAGGTGAGTGGACAGTTCGCTGATCGCAACGCCGGCTTCGGTACACATACCGTTGAGCTCATCGCAATAAGTCTGGCTCTCGGCGGCGCGTTGCAGGTCGATGCACTGCGGCCCCAGCGTCGGCAACTGGATGCCCTTGTAGCCGAGCGACGCCGCCCAGCCGGCCTGGTTCTTCAGGTTGTCGAACGGCGCCTCGGTGGAGAGGAACTGGGCGAGAAAAATGCCCGGGCCGCGAATACCTTTTGTACTGGACGTCATGGCTGTACTCCTGCGGTTGGTGCCAGCACCGTCCATTTCGCCTCACTGGCGTGGCTGGCCAGCGCCGCTTCGATGAAGGCCATGCCACGCGCGCCGGTCTCGATGCCTGGCAGTGCGGCAGCGGCGCTGCGGGAACCGGCAATCGCCTGAGCGAAGTCGCCATACAGATTGGCCATGGCTTCCAGATAGCCCTCGGGATGGCCCGCCGGCAGACGAATGCGGCGCAGCGCCTCGTCACACAGCCAGCTGTGGTTGGCCCCGGCACGCAGCACGCGCATCGGTTGATCGAGTGAGCGATGAACCAGGCTGTTGGGCTCTTCCTGACGCCACTCCAGGCCACCCTTGTCACCATAGATGCGGATCTTCAGGGCGTTCTCTTCCCCGGCGCAGATCTGGCTGGCGAGCAGCACGCCGCTGGCCCCCTGCTCGGTGAGGAACAGCATCGCGCAATCATCGTCCAGCGCCCGGCCGGGCACGTGAGTCGCGAGGTGCGCACAGATGCGTTCGATACGCTGACCACTGACGAATTCGACCAGGCTGAAAGCATGAGTGCCGATATCACCGATGCAGCCGCCCTGCCCTGCCAACTGCGGGTCACCACGCCACGCAGCCTGGCGGTTGCCCTGGCCGGCCAAGTCGTCACTGAGCCAGCCCTGGGGATATTCGACATACAGCTTGCGCACCCGGCCGATCTCGCCGGCCTGCACCATGTGCCGGGCCTGCCAGATCATCGGGTAGCCCTGGTAGGTGTGGGCCAGCCCGTATAAAACATCGGCGCTATCGAGCAGTTGCGCCAGGTTGCGGGTGTCGGCACTGGTCAGCGCGGCGGGTTTCTCGCAGAACACATGAATGCCGGCTTGCAGCGCAGCGGCAGCGATGGGCGCATGCAGGTGATTGGGCGTAACGATCGCCAACAGGTTGATGCGTTCACTGGGGTCGAGGCCCGCTTCGCCCTCCAGCAGCGCCTGCCAACTGGCGTACACACGCTGCGCAGGCAGGCCACACTCGCGACCGGTTTCGGTATTGCTGGCCGGATCACGGCTGAAGGCGCCGGCTACCAGCTCGATACCTCCAGCCAGGGCGGCAGCCTGGCGATGCACCTTGCCGATGAAGGCGCCAGCGCCACCGCCGATCATTCCCAGCCTTACGTTTGCAGCAGGCATTGAATAACTCCGTCTTGCGCTATTTTTATGGGTATTCTCATCAATGTAACCGGTTACATTGAAAGATATATAGACCTCGGCCTTAGCCAGGTCAAGCGCGCCACGACGGTCGGGTTGCGGTAATCTAACGGCGAACCGGCGCTCGCCGCTGGCCAGAAAACAGAGGGTGCATGACAAATATCCGCAAGGTAGCCGCACTGGCTGGCGTCTCGGTCGCCACGGTATCCCGTACCCTGAAAAGCCCTGCCCAGGTGTCGCCGGAAACCCGCGAAAAGGTGCTCGATGCCGTCGAGCACGCCGGCTACAAACCCAACCTGATGGCCATCCAGTTTCGCTCCCAGCGCACCCGCAATCTGGTGGTGCTGGTGCCGGATATCGCCAATACCTTCTTCGCCCAGGTCATCCGCGGCATTCAGGAAGCGGCCAGCGCGTTCGACTATCGGGTGCTGCTGTGCAATACCCTGGGCAACCCGGAAACCGAGCGGCAGTTTGCCGAGCTGGTGGATGCCAGGCAGGCCGACGGGGTCATCCAGCTGCGCGCCTTCGATCCGTTCGCGCGCCAGGATCATCCGCCGCTGGTGAACATCTGCGAGATCGTCGACGACGCCCCCTGGCCCACGGTCAGCCTGAACAACCGCGGCGCAGCCCGTACCATGACCGAGCACCTGCTGGATCTTGGTCATCGCCGTATCGGGCTGATCCAGGGGCCGCCGGACAGCCCGCTGACCCGCGAGCGCTTCGCCGGTTATTGTGAAGCCCTCGACGCCGCGGGTATCGAGCTCGATCCCGCCCTGCTGCAGGACGGTAACTACGACTGCCAGTCCGGGCATGCCGCGACGGCGCACCTGCTGCGTGCCGAGCCGCGCCCGACGGCGATCTTCTGCGAGAACGACGAAATGGCCATGGGCGCCATCCGCTGTATTCGCCATGCCGGCTTGCGGGTTCCCGAGGACATCTCGGTCGCCGGCTTCGACGACATCTCCTTCGCCGCCTTTTGCGACCCGCCGCTGACCACCATCGCGCAACCAGCTGAGGCCTTCGGCCAGCACGCGGTGGCCATGCTGCTCGCCCTGCTGGAAGGAAAGAGCATCGCCGAGCATCGCCTGATCCTGCCTTTCGAACTGGTCGTTCGGGCGAGCACCGCAGCCCGCTCACAGCCGCCTGCTCAGGCCTAACGGCAGCTGCGAGCCCAGGGGCGACAATGCTGCTTGCCTGATACTGCGGCTGACATCAAAAGAGAAAATTAGCGCTGAACGAGACGCCCATGACCTGCTTATGATGCTGCGCTGAACATCCTCCCCCCGAGCCCGAATCGTAGATGCCCAGAGAAAATTTCAACGACCTGCAGGCCTTCGTGGTCATTGCCCGGGAGGGCAGTTTTACCCGCGGCGCAGCGCACCTCGGTGTTTCCCAATCGGCCCTCAGCCACACCATTCGCAGCCTGGAAACACGCCTCGGCGTACGCCTGCTGACCCGCACCACGCGCAGCCTGGCACTCACTGAGGCCGGCGAGCGGCTCTACGCCACGGTGGCGCCGCGCCTCGAAGAGATCGAAGCAGAGATCATCGCCGTCAGCGAGTTTCGCGACAAGCCGGTTGGCACCCTGCGCATCACCACGTCAGAGCATGCGGCCAACAACATTCTCTGGCCCAAGCTGCACAAGGTGCTTGGCGCCTACCCGGATATCAAAGTCGAGATCACCGTCGACTATGCCCTCACCGATATCGTGGCGCAGCGTTACGACGCCGGTGTGCGCCTCGGTGATCAGGTAG
Coding sequences:
- a CDS encoding HlyD family secretion protein; protein product: MKIRFNSPKEKHPTQDNGLDVLYAPGKRMAFRLRWYLILFLILLPALWLAGRYGLELVRIEAPALVRLPTMEVRSMQPGQVRNIPVQAGDHVEIGTPLVELDNPEWRLRLNLLQGSAAPAAAPLGDLGTRNRAVLQSLVNRASQRVNDTRRLVQQGAATRGELVDAQNALDSRQAELLAFERSLSGAGSSESDRYDRQQQLERQWLTGQLQQMNVSASEGGRVAEVVTAPGENVGPGTLLMRLERSGPAQLWVYLDPKDVEHATPGSQLDVRLPDGGWIKAEVINPAESANPLPSDLRQPFRSPTRGLMVPARFTEPLANEWRVDSLPVRVRFPNEHFTLFGMRF
- a CDS encoding ATP-binding protein gives rise to the protein MISIRTRILAPTIALVLAGSLALVLLALRDSHRQTEAVYDAQLVQAARVLQGMLQQPDGQPIDWQFVRRALDNALDLSADGIFSHPYEINLAFQVWAADGTLLVRSEHAPPLASPPAPGIHDFFLNDQEWCGVLLEDAGQGLLIWVGEREDLRQDLIHQILQHTLMPTLVCLPLLAAFIWLLLGWGLRPLQRLAQQLRDRPEHSLEPLPAGPLPPELEPMRLALDDVLSQLRALLERERRFIADAAHELRTPLAILDIHVRNALQADSVQEREEALAFLQQGVHRATRIASQLLTMARLEAPSQNLQPLDLTAVVREELADLAPLALNRQIELELEADEAVVIQGERGLIVILLQNLVSNALTFSSPGSEVSVRVRREGRGVQLQVVDQGPGVEDARLPRLGERFHSAGNPQGAGLGLAIVGTIARHLGGSISFSNASPKGFSVLVRFPDSAS
- a CDS encoding response regulator, coding for MRVLLVEDDRALARGIRVALRGEGYTLDWLEDGIEAAHALRSEQFDLVLLDLGLPRLDGMTLLRQLRARSENAVPVLVLTARDAMEDRILGLDAGADDYLVKPFDPEELKARIRALLRRSQGRAQPVLEYAGVSLDPATQEVRYQGRSVPMTPMEYQLLHQLLIRPGVVVTRERLGNALYGWQESGPGNTLEVLIHNLRRKLCSDLIRTVRGVGYLVERAP
- a CDS encoding PepSY domain-containing protein → MRYFALLALLLGSPLAMASTECTTADRSTWQDPEKFQAQLKEQGYQINKFKITKGNCYEIYGFDKDKRKVEIYHDPVSGKAIKTEIED
- a CDS encoding cytochrome b/b6 domain-containing protein, giving the protein MHGATIRLWDPLIRLFHASVAGVFVANYFFTEEGDDWHTWLGYYACAWLAVRLVWGFVGSRSARWADFWPTRARLAEHLSHLLGGRAYRRLGHSPLGAVVMLLMMLAIATLGISGFLMQEVDALWGVDWPLTLHGWVADGLAALVVVHMAAALIESVHLRENLPLSMITGKRRAHSEDR
- a CDS encoding phosphoethanolamine transferase; this encodes MLPIRARFSSGALRSWLSLVALATLSCLLLLADDFLQQLFTANNHAELEAGYVVVLWLFSLGLWLCNLRWLSATILVLFAAMQLMQLANISFFGEPLTAIDIQSLLNDPGEVRETAAHSFALHWPVLLCVAIPYALLLALHLRLPGRISLPESRWALVLIAVVLLSKPYRATYRNLDSFAASPSRSALHNNLNVFSAWAVHLAFKPEVELPPAPFTPYALSPSLSEAKHVWLVVADSLRSDRLGVFGYGRDTTPQLASYLRDHPSAFVRPGIAAGVATDVSLPYLINPIREPGQDSLLRTGDINLFRFAKQAGFRTHWISSQESKLLANLGSRYLDVSITREDHPVRFLKQQDRALLDVLDKQRWGERNFMVLNLRTAHLPYAQNYRHEAKPAPWADQGANGQSNAYDNSVHYLDSLLAKVIADFDRLEGERYLIITGDHGQRLGEGGHWGHNDLVPEVSDVPVIVIGREAQPQVMASLSAERWISHYEAGKWLAARLGTRIDNPNLRPNEHFVHGKLLFTDNFIQRVCETPNGLIHHPPQQLSMLLKHPEARCEG
- a CDS encoding nucleoside permease, whose protein sequence is MSTLTVRLGVMMFLQFFIWGGWFVTLGTFLGRTLEASGGQIGMAYATQSWGAILAPFVVGLIADRFVNAERLLAILHLGGAVLLYQLYRAEDFATFYPLVLCYMVVYMPTLGLVNAVAFRQLSDPAAQFSKVRVWGTLGWIVAGLVISFVFAWDAQQAIADGALRNTFLLCAGASLLLGLYSFSLPATPPVPGQQTGLKRLLGLDALQMLKDRGFATFFLASILICIPLAFYYQNANLFLTEIGVANPTGMMTLGQVSEVLFMLLLPLFIKRFGIKATLLVGMAAWALRYVLFAYGNSGELVAFLVAGIVLHGVCYDFFFVSGQIYTDGKAGESIKSSAQGLITLATYGVGMLIGFWVAGMVSDHYSIQGAHDWFSIWLFPAVFSAGVLLAFLLTFRERAAGKPVG
- a CDS encoding sugar phosphate isomerase/epimerase family protein, whose translation is MTSSTKGIRGPGIFLAQFLSTEAPFDNLKNQAGWAASLGYKGIQLPTLGPQCIDLQRAAESQTYCDELNGMCTEAGVAISELSTHLQGQLVAVHPAFDSLFDDFAPVHLRGRPQERTEWAISQLKLAARASQRLGLSAHATFSGALLWPYLYPWPQRPAGLVEEGFAELARRWLPILNAFDEAGVDLSYELHPSEDLHDGATFERFLDAVGGHSRANILYDPSHMLLQQMDYLGFIDRYHPRIRMFHVKDAEFRPDARSGVYGGYQAWVDRPGRFRSLGDGQIDFKAIFSKLTQYGYQGWAVLEWECCLKDAAQGAGEGAEFISRHLITRAERAFDDFAGVTSSASRNRGLLGLD
- a CDS encoding Gfo/Idh/MocA family protein; the encoded protein is MPAANVRLGMIGGGAGAFIGKVHRQAAALAGGIELVAGAFSRDPASNTETGRECGLPAQRVYASWQALLEGEAGLDPSERINLLAIVTPNHLHAPIAAAALQAGIHVFCEKPAALTSADTRNLAQLLDSADVLYGLAHTYQGYPMIWQARHMVQAGEIGRVRKLYVEYPQGWLSDDLAGQGNRQAAWRGDPQLAGQGGCIGDIGTHAFSLVEFVSGQRIERICAHLATHVPGRALDDDCAMLFLTEQGASGVLLASQICAGEENALKIRIYGDKGGLEWRQEEPNSLVHRSLDQPMRVLRAGANHSWLCDEALRRIRLPAGHPEGYLEAMANLYGDFAQAIAGSRSAAAALPGIETGARGMAFIEAALASHASEAKWTVLAPTAGVQP
- a CDS encoding LacI family DNA-binding transcriptional regulator; the protein is MTNIRKVAALAGVSVATVSRTLKSPAQVSPETREKVLDAVEHAGYKPNLMAIQFRSQRTRNLVVLVPDIANTFFAQVIRGIQEAASAFDYRVLLCNTLGNPETERQFAELVDARQADGVIQLRAFDPFARQDHPPLVNICEIVDDAPWPTVSLNNRGAARTMTEHLLDLGHRRIGLIQGPPDSPLTRERFAGYCEALDAAGIELDPALLQDGNYDCQSGHAATAHLLRAEPRPTAIFCENDEMAMGAIRCIRHAGLRVPEDISVAGFDDISFAAFCDPPLTTIAQPAEAFGQHAVAMLLALLEGKSIAEHRLILPFELVVRASTAARSQPPAQA
- a CDS encoding LysR family transcriptional regulator translates to MPRENFNDLQAFVVIAREGSFTRGAAHLGVSQSALSHTIRSLETRLGVRLLTRTTRSLALTEAGERLYATVAPRLEEIEAEIIAVSEFRDKPVGTLRITTSEHAANNILWPKLHKVLGAYPDIKVEITVDYALTDIVAQRYDAGVRLGDQVAKDMIAVPIGPTLRMAVVASPEYFTRYEIPLSPADLARHCCINLRLPTYGGLLQWDFEKGGHEVKARVDGQWTFNSSAPVLRAALAGCGLAFLPDDMVQEQLADGSLVRVLEDWCEPFAGYHLYYPNRRQYSRALGVIIDALRHPG